Genomic segment of Flavobacteriales bacterium:
CTCCTGTGAAATAAACTTTACCCCGTTTTGGTCTAAATAAACAAGAGAAGGGAATTTGCTGATAAAAGGTGTCAGTTTGAAAAATAATTCTTCTGCATTCTCATTATAATAATTTATTGTGAGAAAGTATTTGAACTTTGGATTCTGGTCTATATAATCATTACAATTTTCTTTTAGGAGTTCAAACTTTTCTTGTTTCTTTTTTGTGGGTTCAAATTCATTTAAGTGTAAAACAATCTTTGTCTTTTTTGACATTATTATTCCCAAATGTTCATTTATCTTATATAATAGACGTATTGGACTTCCTGGAATATTTTCAGAGTCGTAACCTGGCCCTGAGAAAAAGTCAAAAATGTGAATTTCTGTGGCAGACTGCATTACAAAGGTCGGAATCCAAGCTTGAGCATAATCTTCAAAGATTTCAAGTTTGGTTATGGTTCCCTTGTCAAACGGCTTTAGGTGTATGTTTTTTGAACTCATTTTATTTCACTTTTTAGTATTGGGGGAATATTCTATGCTTATATCTATTTTTATACACACGTTGCCCTGTCATTTGCCTATCGTGTATCAACTAGTTACACTACTTTTTTCCTTGTTTGTGCAGTTTTACTTGTTCGGAAGCTTCTTTAAGCTCATCCCATAGCTCGATAGCCGAGTCACTAATGGGGCTGGCTTTTTTTACGAACGATAAGCTTTTAAGAACTTTCATTCCAAAACTGGCCTGATTGTCGGATATTTCAATTAAAACTTTCATTTTTTTTCTTAAAACAACGCAAATCATAAACTGCATTGTGTGGATTCAAATGTACACCAAAGAATCTGATAAATGCAAGGTCAATAATTGGGTATATTCCATTTTGGCGGAAATATTCCAAATAAACAATACTTTTGAACAATGGATTTAGATATAGAGTTTAAACGTTTTAGACAGATACGCGAAGACCAAGGTTATACACAAACCGAGTTTGCTGATGTGCTTGGCCTGCCTTCATCCACTGCCGATATTGAGCGGGGTAAGGTTCGCATATCGGGCAAAACCACCATGCTGCTGCTCAAAAACTACAACATAAACCCATTGTGGCTTTTTGGTGAAAGCACCAAAAAATACCTCAACCCACAGCAGGTAGATGTGTTGCCCAAAGCCATTACCATAAACCAACATGGCCACGAAAATATCTTGCTGGTAAATGCCAAAGCATCTGCCGGATATGGCCAAAACATTGGTGATGTAGAGTTTGTAAACAAGCTTCCGGCATTTCATTTTCCGTTGGCACAATTTCAAAATGCCACTTTTCGTGGTTTTGAAATACGTGGTGATAGTATGTTGCCATTGGTTTATTCAGGAGACTGGGTGCTGGCAAAGGCTGTTTCATCTTTTTCAGAAATAAAAAATGATAAAATATATGTGGTGGTAGATAGTGAAAGCATTCGACTGAAAAAGCTGCAAAAAATAAACAAAGAGCAGAATCTCGAACTTATTTCGTTGAATGCCGAGTATGCTCCGGTTGTAGTTTCGGCACAGTCGGTGTTGGAGTTGTGGGAATACCATTCAAAAATAAGTTTTG
This window contains:
- a CDS encoding LexA family transcriptional regulator translates to MDLDIEFKRFRQIREDQGYTQTEFADVLGLPSSTADIERGKVRISGKTTMLLLKNYNINPLWLFGESTKKYLNPQQVDVLPKAITINQHGHENILLVNAKASAGYGQNIGDVEFVNKLPAFHFPLAQFQNATFRGFEIRGDSMLPLVYSGDWVLAKAVSSFSEIKNDKIYVVVDSESIRLKKLQKINKEQNLELISLNAEYAPVVVSAQSVLELWEYHSKISFGQEVASQPSLSAIFKEINELKRLVEG